GAGACGGCCGGGGCGCTGCGCGACATGGTCCCCAGCCACCTCTTCCAGCTCGTGTCGCTGACCGCGATGGAGCCTCCCGGCTCGTTCGACGCCGACGCGGTGCGCGACGAGCAGTCGAAGGTCCTGCGCACGATCCATCGCACCACGTCCGACGAAATCCCCTATCGCGCGGTCCGGGGCCAATATGGCGAGGGGACGATCGAGGGGGAGAAAGTCTCACCTTACCGCACGGAGCCCATGGTGGACCCGGCCTCGAACACCGAAACCTTCGCGGCGCTGCGCCTGTCGCTCGACAACTGGCGCTGGGCCGACGTCCCCTTCTATCTGCGCACCGGCAAGCGGATGGCCCAAGCGGTGACCGAGATCGCCATCCAGTTCCGCCGCGTCCCGTTCGTCCTCTTCCGGGACACTTCGGTCGAGAGCCTGCGCACCAACCGGCTGGTGATCCGCATCCAGCCGCAGGAGGGGATCTCGCTGCGCTTCGGCGCCAAGATCCCCGGCCCGGTCATGCGGCAGGGCGCGGTGGAGATGAACTTCAACTACCGGGACTACTTCGGCTCGACGCCGAGCACCGGATACGAGCGGCTCCTCCTCGATTGCATGAGCGGCGACCCGACGCTGTTCCAGCGGGCCGACATGGTGGAGGCGGGCTGGAGCGTGATCACGCCGATCCTGCAGGCCTGGAGCTCGCACCCGCCGCGGCATTTCCCGAACTATACCGCGGGAAGCTGGGGCCCGAAGGAGGCGGAGGAGATGATGCGCCGGGACGGCCGCGAGTGGAGGAAGATCGAGTGACCGGGGCGCGGCGCGGCGGCGCGCGGTGTAGCGGGCGATGAAGGAAGTCCGGATCTTTGCGCTCGCCGAGGCGATGAGCCGCCACGCGGCCGAGGAGATCGTCCGGCTCGCCGAGGAGGCGGCCGGCGCGAGCGGCCGGTTCACCGTGGCGTTGTCGGGCGGCTCCACGCCGCGCGCCACCTACGCGCTGATGGCCGACGACCCCTCCCTGAGGGAGCGCATGCCCTGGGGCCGGACGCATTTCTTCTGGGGGGACGAGCGCCTGGTCCCCCCCGATCATCCGGAGAGCAATTATCGGATGGCCTACGAGGCGATGCTCTCGAAGGTCCCGGTCCCGCCGGAGAACGTGCACCGGATCGCGGGCGAGCACCAGGACTCCACGCAGGCGGCGGACGAGTACGAGCGCGCGCTGATCGAATTCTTCAAGCTGTCGCGCGGCGAGTTCCCGTTCTTCGATCTCGTCCTTCTCGGCCTCGGCCCGGACGGGCACGTGGCGTCGCTGTTTCCCGGGACGGTGGCGCTGCGCGAGCGCCATGGGCTCGTCGTGGCGAACTGGGTCGAGCAGCTCGACGCGGAGCGGATCACGATGACCCCTCCGGTGTTCAACCACGCCGCCTGCCTGATCTTCCTGGTCAGCGGAGCGGAGAAGGCGGCGGCTCTCAAGGCGGTCCTCGAGCCCGGAGCTGCGTCGAAGCGGCTACCGGCCCAGCGCATCCAGCCGCAGCGAGGCCGCCTGATCTGGCTGGCCGATCGCGCCGCCGCGCGCCTTCTCGAAGGGCACGCCGAGTCTCCCGAGTAGCGCCGGGCCCCGAAGTCTCCCTTGAGCCGCACCGGTTGACCCGGCCCAGCGCATTACACCGCAACGACGCCGCTAGTGTTGCGTTTCGGAAATCATGTTAACACCGAGGTCGCCGAGGCGCCCGGATCGCAAGGCGCGCCAGAGCGTCGCGTACCCAAGGCGGTACGCAAGCGAGGCGCAACGCGGCGAGCCGGGATGGATCGGGGGCC
The sequence above is a segment of the Candidatus Polarisedimenticolia bacterium genome. Coding sequences within it:
- the pgl gene encoding 6-phosphogluconolactonase — its product is MKEVRIFALAEAMSRHAAEEIVRLAEEAAGASGRFTVALSGGSTPRATYALMADDPSLRERMPWGRTHFFWGDERLVPPDHPESNYRMAYEAMLSKVPVPPENVHRIAGEHQDSTQAADEYERALIEFFKLSRGEFPFFDLVLLGLGPDGHVASLFPGTVALRERHGLVVANWVEQLDAERITMTPPVFNHAACLIFLVSGAEKAAALKAVLEPGAASKRLPAQRIQPQRGRLIWLADRAAARLLEGHAESPE
- the zwf gene encoding glucose-6-phosphate dehydrogenase codes for the protein MADEAAPVAHAGDPCVMVIFGATGDLTKRKLIPALCNLARGESGKDSFLPRDFAIVGVATSDMTTEAFRKKLSEDINTFATGTVDPKIWEWLIGRVYFQSGDVKDPATYQRLRETVSRVERDHRTLGNVLFYLAVGPQFFCDIVRNLGGADLLWEETGWRRVVIEKPFGRDLESARALNAELRKVLAERQIYRIDHYLGKETVQNLLVFRFGNAIFEPIWDRRYIDHVQITAAETLGVEQRGRYYETAGALRDMVPSHLFQLVSLTAMEPPGSFDADAVRDEQSKVLRTIHRTTSDEIPYRAVRGQYGEGTIEGEKVSPYRTEPMVDPASNTETFAALRLSLDNWRWADVPFYLRTGKRMAQAVTEIAIQFRRVPFVLFRDTSVESLRTNRLVIRIQPQEGISLRFGAKIPGPVMRQGAVEMNFNYRDYFGSTPSTGYERLLLDCMSGDPTLFQRADMVEAGWSVITPILQAWSSHPPRHFPNYTAGSWGPKEAEEMMRRDGREWRKIE